GGGCCACATCCTCATCTCTCCCAGGGCCGCATGATATTCCTCCTGCTTCCGGGCGAGGTATGCGTGGAGGTCGTCGATGGCGGTACGAATAACTCCCAACTGGTTCATGAGGAAATAGGTCGCGTCGCAACCATCCATCTCGGAATACAGAAAGGATCTCAGGTACTGCCTGTGAGCACGAAGGATTGTCCTTGATATGGATACGTACTCAAAAAGCCAATATCCTTTTCTCAGGGCGTACCAGTAAAAAAGGGCCCTCGCCGTTCTCCCGTTTCCGTCCACGTATGGATGTTCGTAGGCCAGCCAGAAGTGGAGGAGGACGGCCTTCACAACGGGGTGGATGAACGGTCCCTCGTCCAGGTTCGCAAACCGGCAAAGTTTCTCCAGCCTCTGCTTCAACTGTCCCGCCGGCGGGGGGGTGTGCAGTACCGTACCGTCCGAGCTGTCCACCACCTGAATCTTTTCGTCAGGCCGGCGCAGCCTGCCCGTACTGTGGGGATCATCGAGGGTATTTTCCGTCATGGACGCCTGAAGGGAATTGAGAAGATCCACGGTAAGGGGCTCTCCAGATAGATCCTTTATCTTTTTTATGGTGACATAATTATTGAGGATCATCTGTTCGGCCCGGTTTGAGGGCCTTTTGCCGGTCCTGAGCATCTCCTTGGCGACAAGCCTCGTCGTGTCTGCGCCTTCGATCCGGCTTGAGGCGATGGCCTCCTCCATGAGCGAACTGATCAGATATCTCTCGCTTGTGCCTGACGGCAGTCCCGGAGTATCCAGGCCGATGGTCCCGGCGGCGTTCCTGTCCAGATAGTGAAGTTCCCTCATGGCTGAATCGGGGACCCAGTAATGGAATATGTCCCCTTCCGGCTTTTCCAGCGGCAGATGATTGGATCGGTATAATCGCGCGGATCGAACCAGCTTCCAAATTTCCTCTACACTGACACCCTTGGGAACCTTCTGGTATTTCACACGATCCCAGTAAAGGTATTCGCTGTTGATCTTCGCCAGTAGATCACGGCCCTCCGGGGATACGAGAAACCTGCGGGTTTCCGGAGAAGGTTTTCGCGGGAAATGTTCGGTCCGTGGAGGTGGT
The Deltaproteobacteria bacterium genome window above contains:
- a CDS encoding Fic family protein, giving the protein MKLPEPPPRTEHFPRKPSPETRRFLVSPEGRDLLAKINSEYLYWDRVKYQKVPKGVSVEEIWKLVRSARLYRSNHLPLEKPEGDIFHYWVPDSAMRELHYLDRNAAGTIGLDTPGLPSGTSERYLISSLMEEAIASSRIEGADTTRLVAKEMLRTGKRPSNRAEQMILNNYVTIKKIKDLSGEPLTVDLLNSLQASMTENTLDDPHSTGRLRRPDEKIQVVDSSDGTVLHTPPPAGQLKQRLEKLCRFANLDEGPFIHPVVKAVLLHFWLAYEHPYVDGNGRTARALFYWYALRKGYWLFEYVSISRTILRAHRQYLRSFLYSEMDGCDATYFLMNQLGVIRTAIDDLHAYLARKQEEYHAALGEMRMWPDLNFRQQAVLHHALKHPDAVYTVQSHRNSHNVAYATARWDLRSLSKQGLLEQGKTGKKLVFTVPADLKKRLGYS